A window of Gouania willdenowi chromosome 12, fGouWil2.1, whole genome shotgun sequence contains these coding sequences:
- the oaz1b gene encoding LOW QUALITY PROTEIN: ornithine decarboxylase antizyme 1b (The sequence of the model RefSeq protein was modified relative to this genomic sequence to represent the inferred CDS: deleted 1 base in 1 codon), which produces MVKSNLQRILNSHCFAREKEGKKQLSTTMADTSSNICDMIGNLSLHCSSTRSPGPLWCSDVPLPPLKIPGGRGNGTRDHSSSAQPLYSDRKLTVTGEPAGNGRPGILHFQSCPTVTKTIQWDAVLSNGALYVEIPLDPLPEGSKESFAALLEYAEEHLKVVSVFVCFYKNRDDRAKLVRTFSFLGFELVKPGHALVPPRPDVLFMAYTFDRDSSDED; this is translated from the exons ATGGTAAAATCCAACCTCCAGCGGATCCTAAACAGTCATTGTTTTGCTCGTGAGAAGGAAGGAAAAAAGCAGCTCTCTACCACTATGGCGGACACAAGTAGTAATATCTGTGACATGATCGGGAA TCTGTCCCTGCACTGTAGTAGTACCCGCAGCCCGGGGCCTCTGTGGTGCTCC GATGTCCCTCTCCCACCCCTGAAGATCCCAGGTGGGCGAGGGAATGGCACACGGGATCACTCGTCTTCAGCTCAGCCACTCTATTCA GACCGTAAGCTGACTGTAACAGGAGAGCCAGCAGGGAACGGTCGCCCTGGAATTCTCCACTTCCAAAGCTGTCCTACCGTCACCAAAACGATTCAGTGGGACGCTGTCCTGAGCAACGGAGCACTCTACGTGGAGATACCGCTCGACCCTTTACCTGAAGGCAGCAAGGAGAG TTTCGCGGCTCTCCTGGAGTATGCCGAAGAACACCTGAAAGTCGTTAGCGTGTTTGTCTGCTTTTACAAGAACCGAGATGATCGTG CTAAACTGGTGCGTACCTTCAGTTTCCTGGGCTTCGAGCTTGTGAAACCGGGCCATGCCCTTGTCCCACCTCGACCCGACGTTCTCTTCATGGCCTACACTTTCGACAGGGACTCCTCGGACGAGGACTAG